One window of the Zea mays cultivar B73 chromosome 3, Zm-B73-REFERENCE-NAM-5.0, whole genome shotgun sequence genome contains the following:
- the LOC100280083 gene encoding Probable V-type proton ATPase subunit d: MYGWEMLSFNIHDGFLEAIVRGNRSGLLTAADYNNLCQCETLDDIKMHLTATEYGPYLQNEPSPLHTTTIVEKCTLKLVDEYKHMLCQATEPLSTFLQYITYGHMIDNVVLIVTGTLHERDVNELLEKCHPLGMFDSIASLAVAQNMRELYRLVLVDTPLAPYFSECITSEDLDDMNIEIMRNTLYKAYLEDFYKFCQKLGGATAEIMCDLLSFEADRRAVNITINSIGTELTRDDRRKLYSNFGLLYPYGHEELAVCEDVDQVRGAMEKYPPYQSIFSRISYGESQMLDKAFYEEEVKRLCLSFEQQFHYAVFFAYIRLREQEIRNLMWISECVAQNQKSRVHDSVVFIF; encoded by the exons ATGTACGGGTGGGAGATGCTGTCGTTCAACATACACGATGGGTTCCTGGAGGCCATCGTGCGGGGCAACCGCTCGGGCCTCCTCACCGCCGCCGACTACAACAACCTCTGCCAGTGCGAGACCCTCGACGACATCAAGATGCACCTCACCGCCACCGAGTACGGGCCCTACCTCCAGAACG AACCTTCACCCTTGCACACAACGACAATTGTGGAGAAGTGCACTCTTAAACTAGTCGATGAGTACAAGCACATGCTGTGCCAGGCCACTGAACCACTATCTACGTTTTTGCAGTATATAAC TTATGGCCACATGATTGACAATGTTGTCCTTATTGTAACTGGGACACTGCATGAGAGAGATGTTAACGAACTTTTGGAGAAATGCCACCCATTGGGCATGTTTGACAG CATTGCATCACTTGCTGTTGCTCAAAACATGCGTGAGCTTTATAGATTGGTTCTAGTCGATACACCACTGGCCCCTTACTTCTCAGAGTGCATTACATCTGAG GATTTGGATGACATGAATATTGAGATTATGAGGAACACTCTCTACAAAGCATATCTTGAGGACTTCTACAAATTTTGCCAG AAACTAGGTGGTGCAACAGCTGAGATCATGTGTGATCTCCTTTCATTTGAAGCTGACAGAAGAGCTGTTAACATTACAATAAATAG TATTGGTACTGAGTTGACAAGAGATGACCGCAGGAAGCTGTACTCCAACTTTGGTTTATT GTATCCATATGGCCACGAAGAATTGGCCGTTTGTGAAGATGTTGACCAG GTTCGTGGTGCAATGGAGAAGTACCCACCATACCAGTCTATATTTTCCAGGATTTCATATGGAGAAAGTCAGATGTTGGATAAGGCATTTTATGAGGAGGAAGTCAAGAGGCTATGCTTGTCCTTTGAGCAGcag TTCCACTACGCTGTTTTCTTCGCTTACATCAGGCTCCGCGAGCAGGAGATCAGGAACCTGATGTGGATCTCTGAATGTGTCGCTCAGAACCAGAAGTCCCGGGTCCATGACAGTGTCGTCTTCATATTCTGA